Below is a genomic region from Dioscorea cayenensis subsp. rotundata cultivar TDr96_F1 chromosome 14, TDr96_F1_v2_PseudoChromosome.rev07_lg8_w22 25.fasta, whole genome shotgun sequence.
TTCTTCCAGATGGTCAagcttgtattttgtgtttgcGGTCATTAAATAAACCTGGAGCTCTGATACAGCTATTATAGTCTTACCAAAGAAAGGTTACCCTTCCCAAcacttagtttatttttttcccatcaaGACTTTGATGGCTCAGCGCCGCCCATGCTTGCCGCCAGCCAAGCTTCACGTTATCACAAGTATCAAAACAAGCGAATGAAAGCAAACACAAAAGTGAGGCAGcctaaatatttagaattttatttatcaatcaatAATGAATCTCCTCCTACAAAACTTCCAACCAAATGCCTTTGTCTAAGTTACAAGAGGGAGCATGGTAGTTAGAATAACCAACCACAATAGGCATAAGGTTGATTGGCGCTCCATCGTTTGCCAAGTGCCCACATCCCAGAGAAAGTTGCTTAATCTCTTGGTGTAATCACTCCTGGCTTGGCTCTTGGTCACGCCATTTCGCCATGTCCGGACGCCACCTCGAACGTTCTTCGATCATGTGCAAGGGGGTGATTAGGTTGGCCGCATCTAACCAAGCGTTTAATAGCTTTTGATAACTGCTTGGTATAATCGTTTGTGCCTCAACTTGCCCACGATCTTTGGCCACGTATAGGCATCACTTCGTAAGTATCTCGGTTACGTGCACTTGGCAGTTAGCTCACGCATGCGCCAGCCCGGCCGTGCGCATACAGCAGCCTGTTTGCGCTCTCTTGCCCTTGCCTCTCGGTCATTCTTGTTTGGCCCGCTTGGCCACAACAGGATTTCTCAGTTATGTCCAGTACCGAGGTAACTTTTTCTGGTGCTCTTGGTCACACGCTTACTCAATTATGCTCAGCGACAGAACCTGACAGCCAGTAACACCAATTACGCATGTTGTTGCCTTGCTACTTAAACCGACCAACTTTTGGACTTCCAATACTTAGAATTTTCTGGACCTTTCTCCCCTCGGCCAAGATTACTTAGGCAACACTGTGTCACCGCCGGGCACCCGCCTTGGCCATTACAAGTGGCTACATGCTTATTACATTTACAAgcaaatttttattgataatatttgaacataatttccaaaaaattattaacaattgCATCTAAGATTCTAAATCAACAGAGAATTCAATGTTTAGTCTGTATAGTATCTCAATTGGGATTGTATCACAAGACAAACAAGAGCTGAAatgcaatgaaaaaaattgccatACATGAAATCTATGTACCCACACTACGTCTTTGATGACAAAAATCATCAGATAAATGAAGGTCAAaccaatcaaagcatgaaattTCGGGTCATATGCATCTTCCCGATGACCATCACCAATATAACATGGTCCCTTTGGCTGGTGTTGCAGGTAAATACACTGGCTTTGTATTAACTTACACAAGACTGTTATCTCTATAATGTTGTTTGCATTACTTTGGACAGGGGCCTTTGTTGAAGGAATATACCTAGCAAAACTTATGTTCACTATTGTGCAGTGTATCTTTAGCACAATTTAATCCCTTTTTTTAGCTCAAGTAAAGGAAAAGGGATTTTCTAAATGGAAACTGTTGCCGAGATGAGCTTCATCTCTCTTGCTTATTGTGTAAAAACATTAACACAAACTTTGTACTTTTAGTTCTCGGAAACAATTTCATAAATCTAACAAAAGGCAATTGTCACAAACATAATTTCCTTTTATAATGTGTTGAAAATAGGAGTTGTGGTTACAAGAGTATCATGTTACTTACAGTTATAGTGATTAGCAATTCAATGGCAGAGGTGAGTGATAACTTGTAACCTTCCCACACTGTAGCAAATCTAATTACGAGTACCCAACCTATGACTTGAGTTGAGCAACTCATTAGGTCCAACCCAAAGTGTTGCCAACTAGTCCCAGGGCCTAGCCTAACATCTACAAAGGTAAGTATTGGGTAACAGTTGGCCCGTCGGGTTAATCTAGCAAGCCAATTGCTAttagaaaaaaccaaaaaagaaaattttcttgtcatctgttcattctttttcattctaTATATACCTCTCTTCTTGTCTTCCTAATCATATCCCACACCAAAATCTTTCAGCTTCTCTCGACTCTCTCAAAACTCTTAGCTCTCCCTAAGTGCTCTTAGAAGCTCTATTGGATCTCAAAGGCCTCCCCAATCTTTAATTAATAAAGTACACTCTAAATTTacattagttaattatttttaaattttctcctATTAATTGTCAAATTTAGtctatttgttgttttatttagtaattatagtcaattaattttttttatctattttaattttgcatttaccctttaattttctaccattatttaatttttaagtgcatttaatatttgttaattattttgtttgttattttaattttacctataattaattttctagGTCTAGACACTACTCTTTaacattgtttaatttttttagttttgcatttagtaaatagtattttaattattttattttattttttataggctaaaaaaaatagtattacaTGGTGAAAGCTCAATAGAGAAGAGCATTGTTTGTTCGACTTTCTTGCCTACAACCCAGATGAACAATCAAGGGCATGAGGACGAAGGTCTAATTGAGGAACTGACACCATCGCTTGTACTCTCACAAATTGGAGCAACAAACCCCATAATCGGATCTTTCCTTAAATCTGATAGTTTTAAAGTTCggtttacaaaaatatataagaatgaTGGTACTATAGATTATGTTATAACTATTATAGTTCAAAATTTAAGCGCAAGTGGGTCTTGTTGTTAGTGTCTATATTTGGTTTCCTTGATTTTGGAGGTGATTCATTTGTACATTTGTTATGTTTATATTTGGTCACTTGTATATTTGGcataattatatttggatatctGTACATAAAAAGAGTTAGGCATATTCTTAAGTATATAAAGTTTctctattcatatatatatatatatatatatatgttgttagtATACATTTAGGCTCATCACACCTTATTCTTCTTCACTTGTTAACTAAACACTCCTCTTCAAAGCATTGGTAGAGCtttctagtttctttttttctttttaaatttctagAGCTGCAGACACCAAAAGAAGGATGTGATTGattcttaaaataataaaagatagagaaaatgACTTGAAATTGAATATGTACTCATTTATAGCTAGCTGAATATACCAGATAATGGCTCTAGAAAGCAAGTCCCAGGTGATTTACTCGTTGAGTTAAAACCCCAAATCTAGGTTTCCTAAAGGTTCGCCATGGAACTAGGGAGCCTAATCAACTTGATAATTAATGCAAAGTGATTCTAGATGGATACTAAGAAGGGGACGATGGATGAAAAAGTGATCCATAGATTATATTGTTGTGTGACATAGTACGAATGTGGCTATTGGTAGCTTGTTGCATCCCTTGAAGATAGATTGAAGTGTGAGGGTAAGCCAgttgaagaaattattttttctggAACAAAAGTTATTCAACAAGATTGGAGTCATTGGACAACATTATCCTCCATAAATTAGAAAGTCTTAGAAGGAATGACAGGTAAATCTGCCATTATGGATGATGCTCCAAATCATGTTGTCTTTCCTCTCGAGAGGCGGGGTCATGATTCAATGGTGTGTCTCAAATAAGAAAGGGTCAACCATTATATTTGTTGCAGTAAAAGCCGCAATGAGGCCTTTGAAGGTTCCTAGTGGATGTTGGGAGTGGGTAAACTCTTTTGACCAAAGGTTCTTTGGTACTCATCCAATAAACCAGTTGTTATTCCAAAAAAAGGGTAAAGGTGCCACCTCCAATAATTGCATAGATGCAAATTCTGAACTCAGATAAAGGGTCTTGGATGCCTTGCCAAAAgaatgattttcttttgttttatctaTTGAACAAATTCCAAGTCGGATTGTTTTGAAAgtaattgaattgaattatttgCAAGTCACACCAATTAGTGGCTAACAAGGTCTTCCACCATCATTTGCCATGGAGGGCATTATTAAAAACCTTAAGGTCGATCACCCCCAACCTCTTTGCGCTCTTGGTCTATATAACCGACATTTCGGCTTTTCAATGTTTGAGGCCTTTAAGGGTGGAGAAATTTAGAAACAAGATTTTTGGTCTTGGAAGCCAAAgataaaagagaaacaaaaaataaacagaTTTTTGTTGTGgctattttatataaattaagcccaaaagaattaattgaaaacatgagTTTGCCATGATAATAtatgaataagaaaaatttgGTCCAGATCATCAACCAAACTTTTAGCGAGAATTATTTTTGAAGACAAATTTGGAAGGCATATACACAATGGTTTCCAGAAGCATacaaagaagatgtgaaattaaaagtatttttcATGTGACAaagacattttaaaatttttataatgttatCATTCAAGATATGAATCAGCTAAAGTACATGAAGCAAAGAAAGAGTTGGAGTGAGAAGGAGCTGTGATGTTCTTGATCAACTTAATGGCTTAAAGAATAGAAtggatgaaaaagaaaattaagaggTTTTTGTCTGATGTTTTCAAAGTTGTAGCTTTGCCAAGTTCCTTTGTTAGCAATAGTTGTATTCTTTGTAATATGTTCAATGTCAATGTATTGAGCATtggaacatgttttttttttctcaaacccTTGAACTAGGCATGccagttgtttatttttaactGCCTTTATCTTGTATTTATGAgtctatgattttattttttttggcattGTCAATTTTTTGTAGGGTTTGTTATGCATCACAATTTCATATTCACACCAAAGGCATTTTAGTTCAATGACACTTCAATCCTCTTCGCTCGGATGAGATACGAATTTGACTCTTAGCTCTCACCGAAAGTGAAGGCTCATGGCTGTTGAGCATCATTGATGGAGCTCAGTTCCCCAGAAGCTACAGACTTGGTCAAATCCAATATACTTCGTATGAGAAAAAATTATACttataaaaattagattatAGAGATCCTCCTTATTTTTTAATGGCAGACATTGATGTTCCATAATAATTATGTGTAGTTTGTATCCCAAGCTGCTGAGTTTGTACTTAAATTGTGGTGTCTTTGCCTTTTCCTTTCTTGTGTAGAGTAGTTTATTTCGATCTttccttgtttgtttgtttgatgtcTTAGTTGAGTCCTCCTTGTTTGTAGTTTAGGGCTTCTTGAAGAGGGTTTTGGGGTGCTTTTTGGGCGTTTAAAAGGTGCGTGGGTTGTACACAGGCCGCACAGAGTGTGTGCAGGCTATGCACAGGCCGCACAACCCCTCCTAGGGCCGTGCGGCCTCCTGTACAGCGGCATAGGGGGCCTCACACCCCAGGTAGTAGGGTGTGGGGCCTGGTGTGCGGGTGCACACCAGGCCACACACCAGCTCGCACATGCACTATTTTGCCCTTTTTAAACCCGTTTTGAAGCCTTTTTTTGTGCTTTCTTCTCCCTAACCCTCCCCTTCTTTTCTCCTTTCATCCTTGGCCATTCTTGGGAGCCTAAAGGCTGATTTTGGAGGTTTTCTTGGGCTTGTTTGTGGAGCTTAGAGAATCCATTGTATCTTCTAGGTGagctcttcttctctccttcctttttctttgtttggttggttgAAACTAGGGTTAGTTGGTTGGTTCAGTTTGGAGCTTGAACCTTGTTCTCCTCCTTGTTCTTTGTTAGTGAAGCTTAAGGATCTCCTTCCTCCTCTCTTGTGAAGATCTCCTCGGAgttttgagaagcttggaggtaatgttcttattcttcttctttccctccCTTTTTGAGGTGtttctttgaatttctttgGTAGAAAATCTTGGTATGTAGTTACCTTTGAGTTTAGAAAGTGTGGATGATTGTATTTCCCTTAATTTGTTAAAGATTGTAGGAAATCCTTCATTGTAGAGATTAGGGTTACCGTAGCCCCCGTGAgctttcctttgttttcttgatttctttgtgTTAGAGTGAGCCTAAACCCCTTAGATTTTCTTTTGTAGCCTAAGGTGTTAGTTTGAGCAAGCCCTAGAGTTGATTAGGGTTGTTTAGTAGAAGAAACCTAAGGTTTCATGCTTGGCTTTTGTATTAACAATTGTTGTGTTatgttgtgctttggcaagaAGGTGAAGCTTTGGTTTAAGGTAAAAGATTAGCTGAGGATTAGCTTGCAAGCAAGGGAAATCGTCATTTCTATGAATGGGATTGTaaagcatagctttattagaagaatgccgatagctagatatgtatatatatatatatatatatttatatcggGGTTTAAGTAAAgctttattgatttatacttgtttggtatgctggtgaatgatagttattattgttgAAGATCTTCATGGTTGAATGTTCACGTCGGATTTGTGATTGATATCCTTCAAGGAGTTTGCGAAATCTTTATTTTGTGAAACTCGGGATTTGTTGTGAAATTCTTTGATTTTGCGTAATCTAAGCTTGAACTCATTTTTGGTTGTCAAAATGAAagaatttccatgttgttgctagtgttggattttgtaaatcgatgtgttaaaagcttgagttttcttgtgcttttatcatttcctCATGGAAATGGGCGAGGTGTTGTTGATTGATTGTTATTGTTGGCTATTGCACTCAGTGTGGAGTTGCGTTTatgttgagtttgtatggtgTACCCTACTGTAGTAGGCGGTCTCCACGCCCAGCCTTTTGAGGTGGTGTGGCAGACCGGTTGATTACTACGAAGGGCAGTTCAGTGTAGAATCCTGACTAGATATTCATCGGATAGCTGTTGTTACCATATgttgaaccgatgggtcaacgtcaagggcgcAAGTACTTTGATGGCCCTAAACCTAGCCGTGGCCGTGGTGAAGGTATAGGGAGGTTTCTATACCactttatgctgggtgagtgttgggtgttgctttatccgggtttgagatttatttccattgtttcttttgtggTGTCATCTTGAATTTATGGTGAGCAGGTGAAGCCAAGCTGTAGCTCTTAGGAGGCCAGTCTCCTATGAATTCGATTCGGCACTAGTATTATGTTTACCTAGTTTAAAactcatgttatttattttgttatacttataatttgaactatttggatttatttatttatggtggGATTTGGCTTCATGATTAGCTTATTTTCGTAATTTGGAACtctatattcaatatttttgtacatgatattctaaaaccctaattgagGTAGAATGCATTCTTACTctatctttcttgttattttgtattaaagtttgctattatatgtattcatgctctaaactagttattttattgtaaagtataatttttgagttttatgttattattgtggtatatttctaCGAAAGTTGTGCTATTCTCTCCTCACTGAATAACGATATTTGCTCAcccctctttcctcttcccaGGCTCTTGCAGGCAGTAGGTGTGGCTGTGTGGCAGCGTGCTGGGCATTTTCTATTGTTCTATCTTTTGTGTATCTTTTCAtttcatgtatgtttattttggtcatgcatatgttgttgagtcttggatccactagtatgtaGGAAACTCTATTGTTTGGCTTGTATTAAGCAACTTGTAAACTTGGATGTATAAACCTTGATACTGTTGTTGGTGTTGCTTCCCTGTGCATTATTGAACTTCTCTTTATcggtgttgttgttgttcttacTTCAACTGTGTATTAATGTATATTTGTACTTAGTAgtagtatttattattgttgGTTCCAGGTGTGTTGGCCAGTATTGTGGCGTTCTGAGGGTTGAGAGGTAgggtgtccctcctcgggattatCGCGGTGATTGTCTCATCCCGTGGACCAGCAGGCCGGGGTGTGACATaaatactaatttattttttattatttttatttttaatttatttgttgaattatatattaaaaaaaaaaagctagatttagcattttatattttgagaaataaaaatttactcaATAATTAAAGTCATAGTTGTAAAAAGattttcattttaaaagaaaattttcaaataactctttattatttattacacCAACAACAAACCAATTAAACAGTGTGTCCCCTCTCCCATCAGctttgattttaattgaaaatatccataaaaaaaaaactaaaactaatgaCTAAATAATCTATTGGTAGCCAATTTTCTATTAAAATCCGTTACAAGTGGGGTGAGTTCGAATCATAAGAGATGCCACATTTATAGAagtgagtagtggttgtgttTGAATCATCAAGTCTATATTTCTaccaaaatgataaattattactttttgtttatttatttatagaattattataTAACTAAAAGTgcacttgaatttttttagcatttttaatttagaaaagaattaaaagaattgtataataattaaagttatagctataaaaaagtaattttaaatactCACTGTTTATTTACCGGACCAACAGTTACTTcgtattatatataaaaatattcttgtaaatattatatattaattatcaaCAAGAGTTGGTTAGTTCGGAGAAGTCTATACTTTACAGGGCTCCTAATatcttctaataaaaaaaactaattattgaAGCTTTTAGAAGGATTTTATACTCAATacaaatttttaagttttatttttctaagaTTTGAAATTAATGGCagaatgataatttttaatttattaattaaaaaatagatttgaaatgcactttttaaaaaattatcataaccATCCCCTGCTTTTAATCACTagaaacttttatttaaaattttaaacatataaaataatttaaaaagtcaATTTACTTTGTAATTTGAAAAGGGGTAATTTGAAGAAGATTGACAGTggagtatttttaaaaattattaataaaataaatattaaatcatgataaatatatgagaaaaaatTACATAAGATCACAACGTTGTgactttaataattattaattaataatataaatattaaatcatCATAATATAACGCAAAAggcaaatataaataaataaatatatatatataataataatagaaaaacaaattgGTTGCAATGCTATTCTTATTTTTCGGTTCGGTCCATGTTTTCGAGTTGAACCGGATGCTTAAACCAAAAACCCATCTCTCTCTTCTCTAGTTCCTCAGAGGTCGCCGCAGATAGAGCCTAGGGTTTCGCGATCGATTCCTTGCCGCTCTCAGGGCGGATGCGCTGCTTCATCTCGGTGATCTCAGGTATCTACTCCATCTCCTCTTCTTCACCGTTGTTtcaaatctttctttgtttctttgctttagtTGTCAACGTTGaagagtttctagggtttcaagttCTTTGATTTGCTGTTTTCCCTCTTATTTTTGTGGCAATGGAGTGTTTTGATCAGGTTTCATTATAATTTTGGCGTTTGACCTTGTTGTTTATGGAGTTTTGAGTGGTTCTGTGGAATTGGGTTCACTAAGGGTGTGTTGTGATTGTACTTGGGCGATAAAGTGAAAAATGATCAATTCTTTTGATGCGTTTTGATCCATTATTACTTTTTAATATTGCTGTTTACTGAGTCTTTAATGGTTATGTGGGAATTGGATTCACTTAGTGcgtttttttatcaatttcacTTTTTAATATTGCTGTTTACTGAGTTTTTAATGTGTGGGAATTGGATTCACTAAGTGCGTGTtttgatcaattttatttttttatattgctgTTTTCTGAGTTTTTAATGGTTATGTGGGAATTGGATTCACTAAGTGTGTGTTTCGATCAATTTTGCTTTTTTATATTGCTGTTTTCTGAGTTTTTAATGGTTATGTGGGAATTGGATTCACTAAGTGTGTGTTTTGATTGAGGAAAACTAttggaaaatttaaaattaaaaccagGGACCAAGGAAATGAGTTATTTCAAGGTTGGCAAATATTGGTTGATTTGTGACAAATGAGTTTTGTAACAACACTTCCTTGATGTGCTTATTGTTTTTGCTTTGTGTCATCTATGCTCTTGCATGTAGATGTGTTCTTGGAacatttgataatttttgtggCACTGATGTATTTAATGCATCCTAATATGCCCTTCAATTCTCTTTATTGAATTTGGGTTTGCAGACATTTCCTCATATAATGTACTATTTGTTTTAGCATTTGCTgcattgtgtgtgtgtggagaCTTCAATTTGGAATCAGGTGGATGTTTTCAGTTCTTTAGTTGTGTGCTTCGTTGAGATTCATTTATGGAGTGTAGCTGCATGTTCAAAATGGACCTGTTTTCTAGTTGTTTAGAATCAGCATATGGTAAGGATGTTAGGTTTTACAAGGTGATAACTGCTGCTTATGGTGTCTTGGCAATCATATGATTAGGTCTGACAAACTAGTGGATTACAAAAATGTGagctgattttttattttttcaggaACATTTCTATTATGTCACTTGCATGTAGTTTCAAAGATAATGTTGTTTATGATGTGTCAAGCTTTAGGCTTGATTTGATCTCATTAATGCTCAGAAAATGGTTTCCATATCAGGGCATGCCTTAGTGTATTTGCGAAGGATATAATGAGTTTGAGCAGCCTACAGCTGATTCTAAGGTGAACTTATGGAGCTTCTTGGGATCAATTTCATGCGCAAATTACTATGACcttttataattatacaaaGTTGCACATCTTGATTGGTGTTGTCTGATGTTTTGGTCGTGACAGCTTCAAGCTTGATTTAGTCTTTTAATTATTGGAATATGGCTTTAATGTGAGATAAATATTTTGGTACATTCTGACTTTTCTGATTAATTTAAAGCATTGGAGATTCGTGAACTAGATTGGATATTGAAGGTTAATTGTactatttcattttctttgcctttgcctcattcttcttctttacttgttcTCATATAGCATAGCAACATATTATGGCTCGGGGGAAAGTATTAGCTATCTGCCAGTCTGGTGGAGAATTTGTCATTGGTAGAGATGGATCTATGTCATACTCTGGTGGAGAAGCACATGCAGTTGAAGTTACTAGTGATATGAAACTCAATGATTTTAAAGCAGAGATATCTTGTATGTTCAACTGTCGCGCTGACACCTTCATTATCAAGTACTTCCTCCCTAGCAATAGAAAGACTCTCATTACAATATCCAATGACAAAGACTTACAGCGGATGGTTGATTTCAGTGCTTCTTCAAATACAACAGATGTATATATCTTGAAGAAGGTTGAACATAGGTATTTGTCAGGAGcgtttataatttgttttgtaCTTTATCCGATTGTTGTCATCATACTTTTAACTTTGGAAGAGTGCTCCAAATTTACACACAAGGATCATTTTGCAGGACAAGTAGAAGTGTGGTTGCTGATTCAGGAACTCCTGCAGATGCCCCTGCTGCCACCCTTGTTACAGTAGATGATACTAAGCGGCGAAAATTGTGCCACACAGGTTGGGAAAATATGCTTAATAGTGTCGGGCAAGTATTTGATGGTCCGAAGGCTTTTCGTGATGCTCTTCACAAGTATGCCATTGCAAATAGTTTCAcatacaaatttattaaaaatgatggTGTTCGTGTTACTGCCGAATGTTCAGCTGAGAATTGTCCTTGGCGTGTACATGCATCTAAGTCACCGGCCAAGCAAGAATTCACTATAAAGAAGATGAATAACATCCATACTTGTAGAAGGGAAATCGGCAAAGGTCATCGTTTAGCATCACAACGCTGGGTTGCTAGTGTTATAAAGGAAAAACTACGTGAGGCTCCAAATTATAAGCCAAGGGAAATTGCAAATGATCTCAATCGAGAATATGGGCTCAACATGAAATATGCACAGGCATGGCGTGGGAAATTTGTTGCGAAGAAAGAGCTTCGGAATCCGCATGAAGAGGCACGCAATCAACTGCCTTGGTATTGTGAGAGGATAATGGAGACAAATCCAGGTAGTGTTGCAACATTACAAACAACGGAAGACTTGAAGTGTCATATATTTGTCTCATTTCATGCATCCCTTAGTGGGTTTGAGCATGGTTGTCGCCCCCTCCTTTTTCTTGATGGCATCTGTCTTAAAGCAAATAAGCACTGGAAATTGTTAGTAGCAACTGCAGTTGATGGAGAGAGTAATTTTTTTCCAGTTTCGTT
It encodes:
- the LOC120275821 gene encoding uncharacterized protein LOC120275821 codes for the protein MARGKVLAICQSGGEFVIGRDGSMSYSGGEAHAVEVTSDMKLNDFKAEISCMFNCRADTFIIKYFLPSNRKTLITISNDKDLQRMVDFSASSNTTDVYILKKVEHRTSRSVVADSGTPADAPAATLVTVDDTKRRKLCHTGWENMLNSVGQVFDGPKAFRDALHKYAIANSFTYKFIKNDGVRVTAECSAENCPWRVHASKSPAKQEFTIKKMNNIHTCRREIGKGHRLASQRWVASVIKEKLREAPNYKPREIANDLNREYGLNMKYAQAWRGKFVAKKELRNPHEEARNQLPWYCERIMETNPGSVATLQTTEDLKCHIFVSFHASLSGFEHGCRPLLFLDGICLKANKHWKLLVATAVDGESNFFPVSFSVAESETFEQWHWFLLQLKSALTMSRTVTFVSNKQNGLENAVARVFEDSYHAYCVHQLTEDFNQQVDNSLTQESKNTVLDAFQRSIYACKAEEFNECIETIKVESKGLAEWVLSTKPEFWSNAFFKGLRYGQYSSKSVETFNSWISPKYEPSVMQMIDIIRCKMMELMYTRRKSLESWSEVLTPSAKQRVEEEMTKAQGLNVICTSSSVFEVHDHLINVVNMETWECTCRRWQVGGLPCAHALAVIEQNHGFVYDYTSKYFTTEFFRLTYSLSINPIPDAGKPACSDIVDLAASCPPRIRRMVGRPKLKPADPRITIKRAVRCGKCQGYGHNKQTCKAPF